The Haladaptatus sp. R4 DNA segment TCGATGTCGAGTCCTCGTACATGATCTCGCCGTCGCGCTCTATCGTCAGCGACATTTCGAGGTCGTGAGGGTCCTCGACCGTCTCGCCCGTGGCGATACACGGGCCGAGTGAACAACAGCGGTCGTACACCTTCGCCTGCGGGAGATACAGTGGGTTCTCCCCCTCGATGTCGCGGCTGGAGACGTCGTTTCCGATGGTGTAGCCGACGATTTCCCCGCGGTGGAGCACGACGCCGAGTTCGGGTTCCGGGACGTCCCACCCCGAGTCGCCGCGCACCCCGATATCGTCCCACGGACCGACCGTCCGCGAGGGCGTCGCCTTGAGGAACAGTTCCGGTCGCTCGCTGTCGTAGACGTCCATGTACACTTCCGGTTTGCCGCTCTCGGCTTTGCGCGCCTCCTCGCTGATTCGGTACGTGACGCCCGCCGCCCACACTTCTTCGGCGATGACCGGTTGGAGGGTGTTCCGGTCGAACGCGTCGAAATCGATTCGCTCGGCCTCGTCGATGCGTCTGCGGGCGATGGTGTCGATGGATTCGCCGCTCGCGTTCGCGGCGCGGGCCAGCGCCCGGAACGAACCGAGGTCGGGTGAGACGGCGGTGAGGTCGTAGGCGGCTCCGTCGTCGTCCATCACTACCAAGCTGTCTGTGGATGAGCGTGGCTCTCCACCGGGGAGTCGGTAATAGCGCATACACAGTGATGCTCGGAGAGTGTTAAAAGAGTATCGCCGCGGGAGGCCGGGCGAGTCGCAGACGGCGTCGAGACTACTCGCCTCGGGCAAGCCGTTCGAACCTCCTATCTGCCGACCCGACGACGGCCGTTATTCATCGAACGGCGCGAAGCTCTGCTTCGCTGGCTCGACGAGGCTCATGCCTCGTCGAAGAGGGTCTCACCCTCGACCATGTGTTCCTCGACGGCGTCGAGGTCGAGTGTGAGGCCGAGACCGGGCGTTTCGGGGATTTCCATCCGGCCATTCTGAATGAGGTCGTCCTCCTCGACGAGGTCCTCCCACCAACCGAGTTGATAGGAGTGGTATTCGACGGCGAGGCTGTTCGGAATCGCGGCCGCGACCTGTGCGGACGCCATCGTCCCGATGGGGGAGGAGACGTTGTGCATGGCGACCGGGATGTAGTACATGTCCGCGAGGTCGGCGATTTTTCGCGTCTCGCGCATGCCGCCGACGCGGGGGAGGTCGGGTGCGATGATGTCTACGGCCTGCGGTTCGAGCAGCGTCCGCTGGCCGAACTTCCGGTAGACGTTCTCGCCCACGGCGATGGGCGTCGTCGTCGAATCCGTGACCTTCGCCTGCACGTCGTGGTTCTCCGGCGGAATCGGGTCTTCGAGCCACCACACGTCGTACTCCTCCAGTTCGCGCGCGAGGCGTTTCGCGCTCCCGCTCGTGAACGACCAGTGGCAGTCGAAGGCGACGTCGGCCCGGTCGCCGACGGCTTCGGTGACTGCTTCGACGATTTCGACCTTGTGATCGATTTCCGGGCCGCGGAGGTGACGGTTCGCGCGGTCCTTCTCGTGGACCCGAGGGCACGTCGAGGTCGAACTTGATGGCGTCGTAGCCCAATTCCTCGACGACGCGGACGCCTTCGTCCGCGCAGGCTTGCGGGTCGGCTTCGTTCTCGGTGTGGAGGTCACAGTAGACCCGCACCTCGTCGCGGTACTTCCCGCCGACGAGTTGGTAGGCGGGGAGTTCGACGAGTTTGCCCACGAGGTCGTGGAGCGCGATTTCGATGCCCGAGATGGCCGAAATCACCTTTCCGGAGACGGAACCCTCCCCGGACATCTTCTGGACGAGGTGTTCGTACAGTCGGTCGATGTCCAGCGGGTTCTCGCCGACGAGGAACGGTTTCATCCGTTCGATGATTTCCGTGTCGCCGCCACCCCAGTAGGACTCGCCGGTCCCCACGACACCGGCGTCGGTGTAGACGCGGACGAGAATCCACGGGTAGTTGCCGTCGACCATCGTCGTCTGGACGTCGGTTATCTCCGCATCACGGACCCCGCCGCGCCGATTGGTGATTCCCATCGTATCGGCGGAGAGGTCACGCATCGTATACTCCGCGTTCGGATCGCGGAGCTTCGCATGATCAACCATTGCATGAGGCTGGTTTCCAGAGGGTCGTTGTAAAGGTTGCGAATGGGGTGAGTCGTGAGGGTCGCGAAGGAACGAAGGCGGCGGTTCGAACTACTCGACTGCGACCTTATTCGACCTCGACTTGCGCTTCGGTCTCGGCGGCCTCGTAGATGGCCGCGAGCGTTCGCATGTCCACGAGCGCGTGTTCACCGTTCGGCGTCGGTTCGACGCCGCGCATGACGCGGTCGGCGAAGTAGTCGAACTCCTCGGTCATCTCGTCGCCGAACAGGTCGCGGCGGCCGTCGTCGATTTCCATCTCGCGGCCGTCGGGTTGGCGAATCGTCAGCGTCTGCGGCGTGATGCCCAAAAACGCCGGGTCGAGTCGCAACTCGCCCTCGGTTCCGATGATCTGGAGACCGCCCGAGAGGTAGCCGTTCTGACTGGCCGTGCAGGCGGCGTACGTGCCGTCGTCGAACTGCACCGTGAACGTGGCGTGCTCGTCCGGGACCTCGTCGAAGGCGTCGTGTTCGGAGTGCATCTGTGCGGTGACGCTCACCGGGTCGGCGTCGAGGACGAACCGGGTCGTGTTCAGCGGGTAGATTCCCAAGTCCATCACCGTCGCGCCGTAGCCAGCGAGGTCGGGATCGAGCCGCCACTGGTCGGGATTGCCGGAGACGAAGTCGAGCATTTGCTGTTCCATGTGACCGTGGACGGCGACCGGGTCGCCGATGGCTCCCTCGCGGACGAGTTCGCGCATCCGACGCACTTGCGGGTCGGTCTGCATCCGGTAGGCGACCATCAGCGGCACGTCCTCGGCGGCCGCGACGAGTTCCTCGGCGCGTTCGAGCGTCGCCTCCATCGGCTTTTCACAGAGCACTGCTTTGCCGTGGTTCGCCGCGGCGCGCACGTACTGGAGGTGATACGCGTTCGGCGTACAGACGTACACGGCGTCGTACTCGTCGGTCGCCTCGCCGTCCACGAACTCCTCGTACGTGATGGCAGCGGTGGCCGTCGAAACCTCCTCGGCGCGTCCGCGGCTTTTTCGTGGGAACTGCTGACGGCCACGGTCGTCTCGCAGAAATTCGACTCCCGGATCGCCGGGATGGCTTGCTCGCGCGTCCACCAACCGAGGCCGATCACGGCGATGCGGAGCGTCCCCGACTCCAGTGCTTCCCAATCTCGTTCCCCGATCCCGTTCAGGTCGTCGATGGCGGTCATAACCGGGATGTTCGACCCAGTCGGCAAAAAGATAATGATAACGGTAGTAAAAATTTCTGTCAAACGTACTCGGACCGTAACAGTCGTATGGTGGAAGTGAG contains these protein-coding regions:
- a CDS encoding fumarylacetoacetate hydrolase family protein translates to MRYYRLPGGEPRSSTDSLVVMDDDGAAYDLTAVSPDLGSFRALARAANASGESIDTIARRRIDEAERIDFDAFDRNTLQPVIAEEVWAAGVTYRISEEARKAESGKPEVYMDVYDSERPELFLKATPSRTVGPWDDIGVRGDSGWDVPEPELGVVLHRGEIVGYTIGNDVSSRDIEGENPLYLPQAKVYDRCCSLGPCIATGETVEDPHDLEMSLTIERDGEIMYEDSTSTSEMATTCEELVSYLERHNTLPETLVLLTGTALVPPESFTLTEGDEVTIDIDRIGRLVNGTVSV